The segment GGGCGAAATGATGCGCGTTGACAGGGTATACATTTTTCAGAATGATATTACGGAAACCGGGGCAATTGAAACATCAAGTCAACGCTTTGAATGGAATTCATCCCATGCCGACCCGCAAATCAACAACCCCGAATTGCAAAACCTGCCCATAGTCGTGTTTCCCGGCATTGACCTCATGCTAAAGAACAAACCCTTTCACTCAGTAGTAAAAAATATCGCTGATAAGGGGCTGAGGGAATTGTTGCAAGGACAGTCTATTGTATCTATCCTCATCTTTCCAATTTATGTAAAGCAAAAATTCTGGGGCTTCATCGGGTTTGATGATTGTACCACCGAACGAAATTGGAGCGAATTGGAATTTTCCGTGCTTCATTCATTTTCATCGAGCCTGGCAGCGGCCATCGAACGCAAACTTTCAGTGGAAGCATTGGCGCATAGCGAGGTAAGTTACCGAAACCTTTTTGATACCGTTGGTGAAGCCATCTATGTTCACGATTTCAATGGAACCATTCTGGATGTGAACCAACGCGTGCTTGAACTTTACGGCTACACAAAAAATGAACTGGTTGGTCAAACCCCTGCCATTTTTATGGCAGAAGGAATGAATGACCTGGAAACAATTGCCCGAAAATTTCAGGAAGTTATTGCAGGGACACCGCAAACCTTTGAGTGGTGGGGCAAGAAGAAGAACGGTGAGATCTTCTTAAAAGAAGTGCATACCAATCGTGGGTTTTATTTTGGCAAGGCCGTAATAATCGCCACCGCGTGGGACATAACCGAGCGCAGGAAAATTGAAAATGAAATCCGCGAAAGCGAGCTCCGTTTCAGAACACTGCAGCAAGCCTCCTTTGGCGGCATTGGTTTGCACGACAAAGGCAAAATTATTGATTGCAATAAAGGGCTTTGCGATATAACCGGGTACAGTTATGAAGAATTGATAGGCATGAACGGCTTTAACCTGATAGCACCCGAATGGCAGGAAACGGTGAAGAAAAATATCCTATCCGGTTACGACAAACCCTATGATGTTGAAGGTGTTCGCAAAGACGGCAGCAGGTATTTCCTGGAAATCCAGGGAAAAGAAATCCCTTACCGTGGTGCTACCATACGTGTAACGGAGTTCCGTGATATTACTATGCGAAAAATAGCCGAAGAAAAAATAAAAGAACAGAATATACGGTTAACACACCTCGCGGAAGACCTCACCAAAAAGAACGATCAGCTTGAAGAGTTTACACAAATTGTTTCGCACAACCTTCGATCACCGGCCGGCAACATTGCCTCCTTGCTCAATCTTTTTGAGCAAACAGACAGTCACGAAGAAAAGACAGAATACTTTCGCTTACTGAAACAAACCGGTGACAGCATACTGCTTTCGCTAAACGAGCTTAACGAAGTTTTGAAGATTAAGCAAAACCGGGATATTGAACGGCAGCATGTACGGTTAGCCGAAGCGCTGGAAAATGCCAAGAAGATGTTGACCGGGAAAATTATGGAACTATCTGCCCGGATAAATGCTGATTTTGATGATGCACCGGTAGTATATTTTCCATCCATTTACCTGGAGAGTATCTTCCTGAACCTGCTCAGCAATTCACTTAAATACAACAATCCTAACCGTGCGTTGTTAATAACCATAAAGTCGGCCGAAACTGACCAGGAGGTAATACTTACCGTAACCGATAATGGGCTGGGCATAAACCTGGAAAAATACGGTCA is part of the Cyclobacteriaceae bacterium genome and harbors:
- a CDS encoding PAS domain S-box protein — its product is MAFNTHHTPRQQSDGRLEKFHLKLALEAANMGIWEWNLQTGEVRWSENVERIIGLKNKFDGKAQTYLDNIVEEDRDFVAQTINNALKNKIDFSVEHRVVLKGDVIRWIEGNGKIIFNDEGKALSLTGTVRDITDRKNNEGQLQHRDLLFATLAHVTSEFIQHANWEDAILSVLQSLGEMMRVDRVYIFQNDITETGAIETSSQRFEWNSSHADPQINNPELQNLPIVVFPGIDLMLKNKPFHSVVKNIADKGLRELLQGQSIVSILIFPIYVKQKFWGFIGFDDCTTERNWSELEFSVLHSFSSSLAAAIERKLSVEALAHSEVSYRNLFDTVGEAIYVHDFNGTILDVNQRVLELYGYTKNELVGQTPAIFMAEGMNDLETIARKFQEVIAGTPQTFEWWGKKKNGEIFLKEVHTNRGFYFGKAVIIATAWDITERRKIENEIRESELRFRTLQQASFGGIGLHDKGKIIDCNKGLCDITGYSYEELIGMNGFNLIAPEWQETVKKNILSGYDKPYDVEGVRKDGSRYFLEIQGKEIPYRGATIRVTEFRDITMRKIAEEKIKEQNIRLTHLAEDLTKKNDQLEEFTQIVSHNLRSPAGNIASLLNLFEQTDSHEEKTEYFRLLKQTGDSILLSLNELNEVLKIKQNRDIERQHVRLAEALENAKKMLTGKIMELSARINADFDDAPVVYFPSIYLESIFLNLLSNSLKYNNPNRALLITIKSAETDQEVILTVTDNGLGINLEKYGHQIFKMRKTFHYHPEARGIGLFLVKNQVEAMGGSITVQSTENKGTTFTILFKKQNDKQ